In a genomic window of Phragmites australis chromosome 14, lpPhrAust1.1, whole genome shotgun sequence:
- the LOC133891694 gene encoding small ribosomal subunit protein uS13z/uS13y/uS13x-like, with the protein MSLIAGEDFQHILRLLNTNVDGKQKIMFALTAIKGVGRRFSNIVCKKADIDMNKRAGELTPDELERLMTVVANPRQFKVPDWFLNRKKDYKDGRFSQVVSNALDMKLRDDLERLKKIRNHRGLRHYWGLRVRGQHTKTTGRRGKTVGVSKKR; encoded by the exons ATG TCGCTGATTGCGGGGGAGGACTTCCAGCACATCCTGCGTCTGCTCAACACCAACGTGGACGGCAAGCAGAAGATCATGTTCGCGCTCACCGCCATCAAGGGTGTCGGGCGCCGCTTCTCCAACATCGTCTGCAAGAAGGCCGACATCGACATGAACAAGCG GGCTGGTGAGCTGACCCCGGATGAGCTTGAGCGCCTCATGACTGTGGTTGCTAACCCTCGCCAGTTCAAGGTCCCGGATTGGTTCCTCAACAGGAAGAAGGACTACAAGGATGGTAGGTTTTCCCAGGTTGTCTCCAACGCCCTCGACATGAAGCTCAGGGATGACCTCGAGAGGCTGAAGAAGATCAG GAACCACCGTGGTCTGCGTCACTACTGGGGCCTTCGAGTCCGTGGCCAGCACACCAAGACCACGGGCAGGCGTGGAAAGACTGTTGGTGTCTCGAAGAAGAGATAA